The region TTCTTTAACTATAGCACGATATCTTAAAATATCCTTTTTAGTTAAGTAATCAAGTAACGCTCTACGCTTACCTACTAATTTTACTAAAGAACGCTCTGTATTATAATCTTTACGATTCTTTTTTAAGTGTTCTGTTAGGTGATTAATTCTGTGCGTGAATAACGCAATTTGTCCTTCTGCAGTACCAGTATCGTTCTTTCCTTTACCGTGCTTTGCGAAAAGCTCTTGTTTAGACTCTTTTGTTAAATACATTCCAATATTTATTTAAATGATTTTTATGTACATGAAAGTTTTTCTTTCAAGCGGCAAATATAGCAATATTAAATTACATAAAGGTGTAAATATTAATCTTTTGTTTGATTAGGTAAAAAAAGTGTCTAAATATATTGTTCCTTAAATTAGGCTCTTACAGGTTGATTTGTAATTAAGTCTATATATAAGTTAACCTTATTTTTTAAATCTTTACGGTGAGTAATGAAATCTAAGAAACCGTGTTCTAATAAGAACTCTGCAGTTTGAAACCCTTCTGGAAGTTCTTTTCCTGTCGTATCTCTTACAATTCGTGGTCCGGCGAAACCTATTAAAGCTCCTGGTTCACTAATATTAATATCTCCTAACATGGCAAAGGAAGCAGTGGTTCCTCCAGTTGTTGGATCTGTGCATAATGATATATAAGGAATGCTAGCATCTGCTAATTGTGCAAGTTTTACAGATGTTTTTGCCATTTGCATTAAAGATAATGCGGCTTCCATCATTCTTGCTCCTCCAGATTTGGAAATTACCATTAAAGGAATTTTGTTTTTTAAGGAATAGTTTGCAGCTCGTGCAATTTTTTCTCCTACAACACTTCCCATAGATCCACCAATAAAACTAAAGTCCATACAAGCTATAACTAAATCTTTACCTTTAGATTTACCAACGGCAGTTCTTACAGCATCTTTTAGTTGTGTTTTATCTTGAGCAGCTTTTAAACGGTCTGGATATTTTTTTGTGTCTACAAACTTTAGAGGATCTTTAGATACTAAATCGGCATCTAATTCTTTAAATGTGTTATCGTCAAAAAGTATTTCGAAGTATTCTTTACTACCAATTCTAACGTGATATCCATCTTCTGGACTTACATAAAAATTTTGTTCTAATTCTTCTGTATCTACTATTTTACCAGTTGGAGATTTATACCACAAACCTTTTGGTGTGTCTTTTTTCTCATTAGTGGTAGTTGTAATTCCTTTTGTTTTTCTTTTAAACCAAGACATATTGATTCTTATTTTTTTTATTTTGAAATATAAATTATTTCAAAATAGTTCAGTTTAGCGTTAAGCAAACAGACATAAAAAAAATATTTCTTTATGTCTGTGAGGTTAAATTTATGTAAATATAATAGAAATGTAAATAGCAGGACTGTTAAATCACATTTCGATTTTTATTCTATCATATTTTTGCCAAAATTATAATTTTGTTTTAAATATTAGCATAACGCTAAGATTTTTTTATAATGTATTCACATTATTTAAATCTTCAAAAGCCTTTTTTAAGCGTGCTACAAAGGTTTCTTCTCCTTTTCTAAGCCAAACTCTAGGGTCGTAATATTTTTTATTTGGTGCGTCTGCGCCATCTGGATTTCCAATTTGAGCTTGTAAATAAGCTTCATTTTCTTTCATATAGTCACGAATACCACTCATAAATGCATATTGCATATCTGTATCGATATTCATTTTAATTACACCATAGCTAATGCCTTCTCTAATTTCTTCAACTGTAGATCCAGATCCTCCGTGGAAAACAAAGTCTATATGGTTGTCTGAAACTCCGTATTTTTTAGTGATATATTCTTGTGAATTTTTTAAAATTTTTGGAGTTAGTTTAACATTTCCAGGCTTGTACACACCATGTACGTTTCCAAAAGCAGCGGCAATAGTAAATTGGTCACTTACTTTACTTAATTCTTCATAAGCGTATGCTACTTCTTCAGGTTGTGTATACAATTTAGAGTCGTCTACATCTGTATTATCAACACCATCTTCTTCACCTCCTGTTATACCTAATTCAATTTCTAAAGTCATACCCATTTTACTCATACGTTCTAGGTACGTTTTACAAATTTCCATGTTTTCTTCTAAAGGTTCTTCAGAAAGATCAATCATATGTGAGCTGAATAAAGGCTTGCCTGTTTCTTTAAAATGTTGTTCACTAGCATCCAACATTCCATCTATCCAAGGTAATAGTTTTTTTGCACAATGGTCTGTATGTAATATTACCGGAACACCGTAAGCTACAGCTAATTGATGTACATGTTTTGCTCCTGCAACAGCTCCAGCTATAGCTGCTTTTTGGTTTTCGTTACTTAATCCTTTACCTGCATTAAATGCAGCACCACCATTAGAAAACTGAATAATTACTGGTGCATTTAATGATGCAGCAGTTTCTAAAACACCATTTATAGTATCAGAACCAATGACGTTTACAGCAGGAAGCGCAAATCCTTTTTCTTTAGCATATTTAAATATTTCTTGTACTTCTTTTCCGGTAGCAACTCCCGGTTTAATATTGTGTCCCATAATATTCTATTTATTATTGTGAATGTTGATTATTACCAAAAGTAACAATTTTAAGTGTGTTTTTTAGTTTTTAAACCTCTTAAGTAAGGGAAAAATCGCGAAAACGTTTTAATTTTTACAATTTTTAAAATGTATTAGAACGGATAGTTAATTCCTACATTATAAACTGCATTTCCAAAATTATAATCCTTAAACCAGCGTTCGCCATTAGTGTATGAAGGATCGTAGGTTTTAAAACCAATATCGAATCTAAAAACTAAGAAACTAAAATCGTAACGCAGTCCAAACCCTGTTCCTATTGCAATGTCTTTAAGCGAGTCAAAACTATCGAAGGTAGATGCATCGTCGTCTATATTATCTAAGACATTCCAGATGTTTCCTACATCTATAAATAGTGCACCGTATAAATCTTCAAAAACATTAAAGCGATGTTCTAAATTTAAAGCAAGTTTTAAGTTTGCTTCATTATAATCGTCATTACTTTGTGAACTTCCTGGTCCTAAATCGTATGCGGTCCAAGCTCTGTTATCATTTGTTCCTCCAGCAAAAAAACTTTTTGAGAACGGAATATTATCTGAGTTTCCGTAAGGTATTGCAATCCCGAAAAAGCTTCTAAATGCAAGTATGTTACTGTGCCCTAAATCCCAATGCTTAGTATAATCTAACTCGGTTTTTATATATTGTGAGTACGATACATTGAAAAGTTCGTAATGGTCGTCGTCATTCTTTTTACTGTTTGCTAGATTAGAACCTAATGCTAATAAATTTCCTGCAGACTCAAGTCTGAACCTAAAAATATAAAAGCTTTCATCGCTAATAGAACTTCGATTGTCTTTAATAAAGGTGTAGGCGCTAGATACGATTAAGTTGTTTTCTGTTAATCTAATTTTTCGCTCTTCTATATTGTTAACAGTTTGTATATCGTCATCAGAAATGTCGTTTGGCGGATCGTCTCCTAAGACTCCGGTTATAAATGCTTCAGTGCCATCTGGTATAGATAAATCTTCGTCACTAGATATATACCCAATATCTTGAGCGATATCATTTAGTGTGTTGTAAGAAGTGCTATATACATTAAAATAATTATCTGGATTTAAATTTCTAACATATTGAGCGCTAAATAAATCTACAGACTGTGTAATGTTACGTTTGGGTTTCCAGTTATAATTTAGGTTTCCTGTAAGTGAGCGTTTATCTAGTCCTACATTTTTTTGACTGGCTATAGATAGACTTATTTTTGTTGTAGGAGACATGAATTTAGGAATTAGACTATCTGTTTTAAACGGAAAAAATAGTCTAGGTATAGTTAATTTTAAGTCTGCACCAATTTCATTTATATCAAAAAACACATCTCTATCATCTCCAGCATCATCAGATGCACCAATTGAAGTGAACCCCGATAGTTCAAGTGTTTCTGCTCCTCTAAAAATGTTTCTAGCCAATAAACTTGGACTTAAAGAAAAACCAATAACTTGAATGTTACTTGTAGAGACTTCTGTAGAAAAACCTAAATTAAACTTTTTAAGAGGTGTTAAATGTATGTTGGCAGTTAGAGTTGTATCCGGATTTTCAACATAATTAATATCTGGATATTTAAATGTTTTTAATCCGCTTAAATGATTATATGTACGTGTGCGGTCTATATCCCTGTAAATTCTTCCTGGACTTATAAATAGTGCGTCTGTTAAAGCTTTTGGTCTAAACGCAAGTTTGTCTGTGCTGTATAAATTATAACCATTAAAGGTTGTAGAGTCTTGTATAGCGGCGTTTCTGTTGTTAATTTTAGAGTCTGTATAAATATTAACATCTTTAATTTTATAGACTTTAAAAGGAACTCTGTAAGATGAATCTTGTTTTCTTAATTCGTAATCTTTAATTTGTACTTCAACATTAACCTTTTTATTAGTACCTACAGTGTCTACTTGAAAAAGAACATAGTCTTGACTAAATTGATAAATTCCGTTATTTCTTAATGAGGTTGAAATTCTATCGCGCTCGGCTTCAAAATTATCGGTAGTATAGCGTTCTCCTTTTTTTATTATAGACCGGTCTTTAAACTTATTATATATAGTATCTACAATAGGGGATGAAATTTTAGACGTCAGGCTGTCTATCTTAAATGGTTTACCTAGATTTACATGGTATTCAATTTCAGATTTGTTTTTGGTTTTTTTAATAATATTGTAATCTGCTGAAACATTAAACCAACCATTGTTAGTAAAATAATCTTCTAATCGTTTAACCGATTTAATCGCTCTAGGCTCACTTAAAAGTGTTGGTGCTTCTCCAGTTGTCTTTAGCCAATTGTTAAAACCTTTTCTATTATCTATATATTGTGCAAGTTGTTTTTTAGATAGAAAGCGTTCTAAACGTTCTCTGTGTTTTTCAGATTTGTTTAATTCGGCATCGATTATAGAGTCAATATTTGGTCGAGCTAAGTTATAGATGTATAGTCGAATAGGAAGTCCTAGCATGGTTTTGTTAGGGTCCTGGTATAATAAATTGTCAATCTGCTCTGATGTGTTTCTAACACTATCTACGTATATTGTGTTTTTTACTAAAAGGCGTTCGTGTTCTCCAACTCTTTTTAAAGAATTACAAGCCGTAATAAAACCTGTTATTAAAATAAATAACACTATTTTTGATAACCTTTTTTTCAAGTATATTTTAGGAATTAAAAACGTTTAAAAGACTTGTTTTATGTATGTAAACTTAATAAAGCAAACGTAATAAGTCGCTTATAAAATCAAAAATACATTATTTGAATGTTATCAAAAAATCAAATAAAACTAATTAATAAATTAAAACTTAAAAAGCATAGGGCAGAAATGAATGTGTTTGTTGCTGAGGGGATTAAAACGATTAAAGAATTGTTAAAATCCAACTTAAAACTACAACATTTATATACAACCGAGCTTTTTAATATAGAAACAGATTTAGAAACCCTTATTTCTGAAGCCGATTTAAAACGCATTAGTTTTTTAACAACACCCAACAAGGCTCTAGCCATTTTTGAAATTCCGAAATCCAAACCTATAGATTTATCTAAATTGTGTGTGGCTTTAGACGACGTTAGAGATCCTGGAAATTTGGGGACCATTATACGGTTGTGCGATTGGTTTGGTGTTCAGGATTTAATTTGTAGTGTAGGTACGGTAGATTGTTATAATCCTAAAGTTGTACAAGCAACTATGGGGTCTATTACACGTGTAAATATAAATTATATTGATTTAGAGCGTTTTGTAACAGAAGTTAATGTTCCTGTATACGGAGCCTTCATGGAGGGTGAAAATGTATACAACCACACAGCGCTAAACGATTCTGGTATTTTAATTATGGGTAATGAGGCTAACGGGGTTTCAAAACCCATTGAAGCTTTAAT is a window of Formosa sediminum DNA encoding:
- the rpsO gene encoding 30S ribosomal protein S15; this translates as MYLTKESKQELFAKHGKGKNDTGTAEGQIALFTHRINHLTEHLKKNRKDYNTERSLVKLVGKRRALLDYLTKKDILRYRAIVKELGLRK
- the accD gene encoding acetyl-CoA carboxylase, carboxyltransferase subunit beta — its product is MSWFKRKTKGITTTTNEKKDTPKGLWYKSPTGKIVDTEELEQNFYVSPEDGYHVRIGSKEYFEILFDDNTFKELDADLVSKDPLKFVDTKKYPDRLKAAQDKTQLKDAVRTAVGKSKGKDLVIACMDFSFIGGSMGSVVGEKIARAANYSLKNKIPLMVISKSGGARMMEAALSLMQMAKTSVKLAQLADASIPYISLCTDPTTGGTTASFAMLGDINISEPGALIGFAGPRIVRDTTGKELPEGFQTAEFLLEHGFLDFITHRKDLKNKVNLYIDLITNQPVRA
- the fbaA gene encoding class II fructose-bisphosphate aldolase, coding for MGHNIKPGVATGKEVQEIFKYAKEKGFALPAVNVIGSDTINGVLETAASLNAPVIIQFSNGGAAFNAGKGLSNENQKAAIAGAVAGAKHVHQLAVAYGVPVILHTDHCAKKLLPWIDGMLDASEQHFKETGKPLFSSHMIDLSEEPLEENMEICKTYLERMSKMGMTLEIELGITGGEEDGVDNTDVDDSKLYTQPEEVAYAYEELSKVSDQFTIAAAFGNVHGVYKPGNVKLTPKILKNSQEYITKKYGVSDNHIDFVFHGGSGSTVEEIREGISYGVIKMNIDTDMQYAFMSGIRDYMKENEAYLQAQIGNPDGADAPNKKYYDPRVWLRKGEETFVARLKKAFEDLNNVNTL
- the tamL gene encoding translocation and assembly module lipoprotein TamL, which codes for MLFILITGFITACNSLKRVGEHERLLVKNTIYVDSVRNTSEQIDNLLYQDPNKTMLGLPIRLYIYNLARPNIDSIIDAELNKSEKHRERLERFLSKKQLAQYIDNRKGFNNWLKTTGEAPTLLSEPRAIKSVKRLEDYFTNNGWFNVSADYNIIKKTKNKSEIEYHVNLGKPFKIDSLTSKISSPIVDTIYNKFKDRSIIKKGERYTTDNFEAERDRISTSLRNNGIYQFSQDYVLFQVDTVGTNKKVNVEVQIKDYELRKQDSSYRVPFKVYKIKDVNIYTDSKINNRNAAIQDSTTFNGYNLYSTDKLAFRPKALTDALFISPGRIYRDIDRTRTYNHLSGLKTFKYPDINYVENPDTTLTANIHLTPLKKFNLGFSTEVSTSNIQVIGFSLSPSLLARNIFRGAETLELSGFTSIGASDDAGDDRDVFFDINEIGADLKLTIPRLFFPFKTDSLIPKFMSPTTKISLSIASQKNVGLDKRSLTGNLNYNWKPKRNITQSVDLFSAQYVRNLNPDNYFNVYSTSYNTLNDIAQDIGYISSDEDLSIPDGTEAFITGVLGDDPPNDISDDDIQTVNNIEERKIRLTENNLIVSSAYTFIKDNRSSISDESFYIFRFRLESAGNLLALGSNLANSKKNDDDHYELFNVSYSQYIKTELDYTKHWDLGHSNILAFRSFFGIAIPYGNSDNIPFSKSFFAGGTNDNRAWTAYDLGPGSSQSNDDYNEANLKLALNLEHRFNVFEDLYGALFIDVGNIWNVLDNIDDDASTFDSFDSLKDIAIGTGFGLRYDFSFLVFRFDIGFKTYDPSYTNGERWFKDYNFGNAVYNVGINYPF
- a CDS encoding RNA methyltransferase, which produces MLSKNQIKLINKLKLKKHRAEMNVFVAEGIKTIKELLKSNLKLQHLYTTELFNIETDLETLISEADLKRISFLTTPNKALAIFEIPKSKPIDLSKLCVALDDVRDPGNLGTIIRLCDWFGVQDLICSVGTVDCYNPKVVQATMGSITRVNINYIDLERFVTEVNVPVYGAFMEGENVYNHTALNDSGILIMGNEANGVSKPIEALITQKITIPRFGSLQATESLNVATATSILLSEFKRRTIER